Genomic DNA from Asterias amurensis chromosome 2, ASM3211899v1:
cttatctcgcaagttcgatgaccgattgagctcaaattatcacaggtttgttattttatgcatatgttgagatacaccattttgaaggctagtctttgacaattaccaaaagtgaccactgcctttaaagtcacaaCATCTgaattaattgtttatttatttatttgtttatttgttaaaatttgtttttcatttacaGGAGGAAACCACACCATCAAATCGTATCGAGAAAGAGGACTCTGAGACATTCTCTGGGGAGCATACCAAATTAATAATTGATTTAAACACAGTAATTTAAACAATACAATAAACAATACAATAAACATACAAAACCTCAAACCAAAATGGCTAAGAGTTTATTTGTAGCCTATCTCCTTTGTGCCCTACTCATGGCCAGCGCGACGGCGAGGCCGAAGGGATGTCGCCAGAGCCAGCAGGAAACCCACCGACGGTCCCCTCCGAACGTCTTAGAGAGACTCGCCATGAGGGGTGCCGCTATCACCTCGAGCCTCAGGAACCTAAGGAACCTTCGGTCGATCAGGGAGAGACGCTTCAACAGCTTTCCTGTCTGGAAGAGTCTACACAAGATGCAGGAGCGAGCCATGGACATCGGGGATCTCCCATCGCTTTCTATCATACCGAGGAAGGACATCCACGCTAGGGTTGAGAAGGACCTGTTGGACAAGGGAGTCCGGGAGGCAGGCGTGTGGGCTCAGCAGCCCTTCTGGTTCTCTGAACTGATGGGTGCTGGAGGGACGAGGGACGGGGAGGAGGAGCCGCCGCATGAGCCGGCAGGGAAACCGACTGAGGAGTGGGGAGGTGATGATTGGGATTACGGTGGCCAGAATGCAGACGACGACTCTTTCTCGGCGTGGGGAGACTTTAGAGAGCCTGTAAGTTTGTCACTTCTGTGGTGTTCTTTTCTAGTTTGTAAAGGGCCTAATCCTATAAAGACAAACTGGAGAGCTGAATTTAGTAACTGTACTTTATTCCATGTAAAACTGTATGTGTTTATTTCACATCCTGTACTTGAGCTCAATGGTGCGCAGATAGTATTGCACTACATGCTGTATCTAAAGGATGATGCGAGAAAGTATTGGACACTACAACTTCTGTCACTTGCGGTGGGCCATCTGAACACCCTCATCTGctctaaataaaataataaaataaaaataaaattactccTCTTCTCAA
This window encodes:
- the LOC139933901 gene encoding uncharacterized protein; amino-acid sequence: MAKSLFVAYLLCALLMASATARPKGCRQSQQETHRRSPPNVLERLAMRGAAITSSLRNLRNLRSIRERRFNSFPVWKSLHKMQERAMDIGDLPSLSIIPRKDIHARVEKDLLDKGVREAGVWAQQPFWFSELMGAGGTRDGEEEPPHEPAGKPTEEWGGDDWDYGGQNADDDSFSAWGDFREPLTKCSDDIVGNSCTQNSDCRGCRAFHCSRSTNQCVAGEEADQHFAGFL